Proteins encoded together in one Rhizobacter sp. J219 window:
- a CDS encoding aromatic ring-hydroxylating dioxygenase subunit alpha, protein MSDLSLALPALGPSRLEHPRLQLPVSSYFDDDLHRREMELMFQHGPRYLGHELAVPEVGDHYALPQEGEGRALVRTSQGVELISNVCRHRQAVMLKGRGHTGANIVCPLHRWTYDLKGQLLGAPHFQQDPCLHLNRYKTRTWNGMIFEDNGRDIAAELATLGPRADLDFSGYVLDKVHMHECDYNWKTFIEVYLEDYHVGPFHPGLSQFVTCDDLAWEFGRHHSVQTVGVNKGFAKAGSATYLKWHEAVLKFRDGVPPKQGAIWLTYYPNIMVEWYPHVLVVSTLYPKGPQKTLNVVEFFYPEEITAFEREFVEAQQAAYLETCVEDDEIALRMDAGRKALWERGDNEAGPYQSPMEYGMEEFHAWYRRTMNFKG, encoded by the coding sequence ATGTCTGACCTGAGCCTTGCTCTCCCCGCTCTGGGGCCCTCTCGCCTGGAGCACCCTCGCCTCCAGCTCCCCGTCTCCTCGTATTTCGACGACGACCTCCATCGTCGCGAGATGGAGCTGATGTTCCAGCATGGCCCGCGCTACCTCGGGCACGAACTCGCCGTGCCGGAGGTCGGCGACCACTACGCCCTGCCGCAGGAAGGCGAAGGCCGCGCGCTGGTACGCACCTCACAAGGTGTGGAGCTGATCTCCAACGTCTGCCGCCATCGCCAGGCCGTGATGCTGAAGGGCCGAGGCCATACCGGGGCCAACATCGTCTGCCCGCTGCACCGCTGGACCTACGACCTGAAGGGCCAGCTGCTCGGTGCCCCGCACTTCCAGCAGGACCCTTGCCTGCACCTCAACCGGTACAAGACCCGTACCTGGAACGGGATGATCTTCGAGGACAACGGCCGCGACATCGCCGCCGAACTGGCCACCCTCGGCCCGCGTGCCGACCTCGACTTCAGCGGCTACGTGCTCGACAAGGTGCACATGCACGAGTGCGACTACAACTGGAAGACCTTCATCGAGGTCTACCTCGAGGACTACCACGTCGGCCCGTTCCACCCGGGGCTCTCGCAGTTCGTGACCTGCGACGACCTGGCCTGGGAGTTCGGCCGCCACCACTCGGTGCAGACGGTGGGCGTGAACAAGGGCTTCGCCAAGGCCGGCTCGGCCACCTACCTCAAGTGGCACGAGGCGGTGCTGAAGTTCCGCGATGGTGTGCCGCCGAAGCAGGGTGCGATATGGCTCACCTACTACCCGAACATCATGGTCGAGTGGTACCCGCACGTGCTGGTGGTGTCGACGCTCTACCCCAAGGGCCCGCAGAAGACGCTCAACGTGGTGGAGTTCTTCTACCCTGAAGAGATCACCGCCTTCGAGCGCGAGTTCGTCGAGGCGCAGCAGGCGGCCTACCTGGAAACCTGCGTTGAAGACGACGAGATCGCGCTGCGCATGGACGCCGGCCGCAAGGCGCTGTGGGAACGCGGCGACAACGAAGCCGGGCCCTACCAGTCGCCGATGGAATACGGGATGGAGGAATTCCATGCCTGGTACAGGCGAACGATGAACTTCAAAGGGTGA